One Heptranchias perlo isolate sHepPer1 chromosome 2, sHepPer1.hap1, whole genome shotgun sequence DNA segment encodes these proteins:
- the LOC137332410 gene encoding phthioceranic/hydroxyphthioceranic acid synthase-like: MDEKMVEEIAIVGIGCNFPGGEGIENFWKVLLEGKSCVTDIPANRFDIKVWHDIDDNKAGKMVTKRACFIEGFNEFDHKLFRISQIEANSMDPQQKLLLECTYKAFENAGMPMEDISGSKTGVFIGIMNRDYEGILNNVASKINHYNGTGTAMSIAANRISFTFNLTGPSLAIDTACSSSLVALHYASQAIKHGDCEMAVCGGVSCIIEPRVNVALSKAKMISPDGTSKPFSNNANGYGRGEGCGILLLKPLAKAQKDHDQIWGVIVCTAVNQDGRSVTPITRPSQMQQEELLRNIYPRNVDPSQIQYMEAHGTGTPAGDPTEAASISNIIGQSRHSNSPPLTMGSVKGNIGHTESAAGAAGLIKVLLMMYHGKIVPSLHYSEENSSINAKALNLYIPTSVKKWEEGGVKERMAGINSFGFGGTNAHVVVRQYKQDSVRNRVQKTVEIFVLSAASQNSVRMMIKDASQQIRESDDIVLQNLAYTSACRRSHKNHKFRKAFVASSLSQLQQQLKSATGTEVAQIKTGVKLIFVFCGNGVLYRGMCKQLLQTEPVFRAQMEEIERILKPYTDIKLIDLIQNDCDDFTKPDIAQSLLFAIQVAIVSLLKFWGIQPDVIIGHSVGEVAAVHCAGILSLQDAVKVLYHRSVLQSTVTGGKMLVVNNLPVSTVSDKLDSYSGRLCIAAFNSPLSCTVSGECNAIDKLYTELSSSSSNKNVFLHILDVPAAYHSHLMEPILRKVEENIGNLEKHETETKVISTVTGQLVSGDDFVTGKYWARNIRNPVAFEQGVRAAVVGVKSAVFVEIGPRRALQRYITEIVGNGTQVFPAIQPDRDYGTLLSVLSKLFELGYNPNWQNIYAERETVPTLYPCYMFDRTKFKFNFEDFRQSDEKVASSTHPLLSSSNKDGKEYNYNLTAETAPYVSEHKNHEIPIIPGSLYVELGLASALASIKPKIPLSLCQMSITFLNPCIVQGNSTELKVQLNSEDKVTKFTIMASAATYAKGEVIQEKECTVEESNIAVGHILQRAKERIRAEDIYEKLSYLGFQYGSVFRQLGDVFYGEEFKEAITCVKVPDEIMLQMHEYYIHPVILDYYMQMTAVVAMKMSNPRAGFPASIGSLIVCRPMQQEMMMYMRTCKSTAEFFEISGGFMDTKGTLIAELKNVKIVFLSQKNSTGSSDLLYQNSWEEIVHLPEGISHASAPKSLVFADNYGVAKSLQKHLHNLSSYILYPGPETLMDTEITQILRQHNVNDLNSFDEVLFLWGIHNLTDQNSKAVMEHVSSCCEIYRQIIQLVRGKKSTRSVRAITYRTSEKTVDQINPGFALWGMTRSCAIELPEVSFQLIDISSVSHADITALANAFRLPRNYPEVMIELGKMHTSYISRIGTKSSDNIYSMVPYSDFENVIFQTMDPYKVVNFHAKPQGGKMNQLIKQTVHVKIDTICIHSSDYFPVSVSDMNFGQTLYWNKTMTEGHKLLALDFSGTVTAVSNDVKTCRVGDHVVACYPVAAFSTVSLPASVCCKSSKIPLLKQTPCFSYFILAWEIFHNILPRTKYHKGLAIVSMASESCLGKVLSVAASELGWKVQVQAEPNDFSHASIHCDALLFLPPFKTSLVAKYVNSSSARHVVVLFDNNQVLDTSQNILGYEKDNVHVHVLQIANLFQKGYLMESAHDVYKWMRSMHLKRKQLDLPKINFQQMISDVNECMVESYFTCKAVSIADLKRANASNSTMSEIPVYCSQEQLFRSDAAYIVTGGLSGLGFETVNFIAKHGGGYVVILSRSTPSDEKQQEFRNLWHQFGTSVVSISCDITVLPNVENAIKVFLQSFPKIAIKGVFHSAVVLHDTPLQTLTKSLFDKVLNPKIAGVLNLHCTTQSFKLDYFVCYSSIASFAGNYGQSNYSAANSFLDFFAHYRRNQGLVGQTLNWGALNLGLLLNKHSTQRFLESKGVMTLETAEVIECLEHCLVMNNPQQTICKFNFSNLFSNAVSQNPLFYARFRSLVQDELSKAQLNQKQALSSNSTMPPEQYIIALLSEVSNADPAEFTKETYLSSFGLDSMLSMTVQNRIYQERNINLPLVTFLDPKATIQSLVLLFEQQNVFQPHIGESTLPLKESLGDALDEYTQF; encoded by the exons ATGGATGAAAAAATGGTTGAAGAAATAGCTATTGTTGGAATAGGATGCAATTTTCCTGGAG GAGAAGGCATCGAGAACTTCTGGAAAGTTCTTCTTGAGGGAAAAAGCTGTGTAACAGATATTCCAGCAAATCGGTTCGATATTAAAGTCTGGCATGACATAGATGACAACAAAGCTGGAAAAATGGTCACAAAACGAGCATGTTTTATCGAAGG GTTTAATGAATTTGATCACAAGCTGTTTAGAATTAGTCAAATAGAAGCCAACAGTATGGATCCACAGCAAAAACTTCTGTTAGAGTGCACATACAAAGCATTCGAAAATGCAGGGATGCCAATGGAAGACATTAGTGGGAGTAAAACAGGTGTTTTCATTG GAATCATGAATCGTGACTATGAAGGGATTTTAAATAACGTCGCCAGCAAAATCAACCATTACAACGGGACAGGGACAGCAATGAGTATAGCTGCAAATAGGATTTCTTTCACTTTCAACCTTACTGGACCATCATTGGCTATCGACACAGCATGTTCTTCATCTCTTGTTGCTCTACACTATGCTTCTCAGGCCATCAAGCACG GGGATTGTGAGATGGCTGTTTGTGGGGGAGTGAGCTGTATCATTGAACCACGAGTCAATGTAGCGCTTAGCAAAGCAAAAATGATATCGCCAGATGGAACAAGCAAGCCATTTTCCAACAATGCTAATGGGTATGGAAGAGGAGAAGGTTGTGGAATTCTTCTGTTGAAGCCACTAGCAAAG GCACAGAAGGACCATGATCAGATTTGGGGAGTAATTGTCTGTACTGCAGTCAATCAGGATGGTAGGTCAGTCACACCCATCACCAGACCTTCCCAAATGCAGCAAGAAGAACTGTTGAGAAATATTTACCCCAGAAATGTTGACCCATCACAGATTCAGTACATGGAGGCTCATGGGACTGGAACACCAGCTGGTGATCCTACAGAAGCAGCCAGCATATCAAATATCATTGGACAATCCAGGCATTCAAACTCACCTCCACTTACCATGGGTTCTGTCAAAGGAAACATTGGTCACACAGAGTCAGCTGCAGGAGCAGCTGGTTTAATTAAAGTTCTCCTCATGATGTATCATGGAAAAATCGTACCATCACTCCACTACTCTGAGGAGAATTCAAGCATCAATGCAAAAGCTTTGAATTTATATATTCCAACCAGTGTGAAGAAGTGGGAAGAAGGTGGGGTGAAAGAGAGGATGGCAGGGATCAATTCATTTGGCTTTGGGGGAACGAATGCTCATGTAGTAGTAAGGCAGTATAAGCAGGATTCTGTTCGTAACCGTGTACAAAAAACGGTAGAAATATTTGTGCTTTCTGCTGCCTCCCAGAATTCAGTTAGAATGATGATAAAAGATGCAAGTCAACAAATAAGGGAAAGTGATGACATAGTGCTCCAGAACCTGGCGTATACATCTGCATGCAGAAGAAGCCACAAAAATCACAAGTTCAGAAAGGCATTTGTGGCATCTTCTCTCAGTCAACTACAGCAGCAGCTTAAATCAGCCACAGGTACTGAAGTAGCTCAGATCAAGACAGGTGTCAAGCTAATATTTGTGTTTTGTGGCAATGGTGTTTTATATCGAGGTATGTGCAAACAACTTCTACAAACAGAACCAGTGTTCAGGGCACAGATGGAAGAGATAGAAAGAATACTCAAACCATACACAGACATCAAATTAATAGATTTAATTCAAAACGACTGTGATGACTTCACAAAACCAGACATAGCCCAGTCGCTGCTATTTGCCATACAGGTGGCAATTGTGTCTCTTTTGAAGTTTTGGGGAATTCAGCCTGATGTTATCATTGGGCATTCGGTTGGGGAGGTTGCTGCAGTACATTGTGCTGGGATACTTTCATTACAAGATGCTGTAAAGGTGCTTTACCATAGAAGTGTATTACAGTCAACGGTAACAGGAGGGAAGATGTTGGTGGTTAACAATTTACCTGTATCAACAGTGTCAGATAAGCTTGATTCATATTCAGGGAGACTCTGCATTGCTGCATTCAATAGTCCCTTATCATGCACAGTGTCAGGTGAATGCAATGCAATAGACAAACTGTACACAGAGTTATCCAGTTCATCTAGCAACAAAAATGTATTCCTTCATATTTTAGATGTTCCAGCAGCATATCACAGTCACTTGATGGAACCAATTTTAAGGAAGGTGGAAGAGAACATAGGCAACTTAGAAAAACATGAAACAGAGACAAAAGTAATTTCCACTGTTACTGGACAGTTGGTTTCAGGAGATGACTTTGTCACCGGCAAATATTGGGCTAGAAATATTCGAAATCCTGTTGCTTTCGAACAAGGCGTGAGAGCTGCTGTTGTAGGGGTGAAAAGTGCAGTGTTCGTAGAAATAGGACCAAGAAGGGCCTTACAAAGATACATCACAGAAATTGTAGGGAATGGAACTCAGGTTTTTCCTGCAATACAGCCAGATAGAGATTATGGAACACTGCTGTCAGTTTTATCAAAACTCTTTGAACTAGGGTACAATCCTAACTGGCAAAATATCTATGCAGAACGTGAGACTGTCCCAACATTGTATCCATGCTATATGTTTGACCGTACtaagtttaagttcaattttgaaGACTTTAGGCAAAGTGATGAAAAGGTGGCATCTTCCACTCATCCCCTCCTCAGCAGTTCAAACAAAGATGGCAAGGAATACAACTACAACCTAACAGCAGAAACAGCACCGTATGTATCTGAGCACAAAAACCATGAAATACCTATAATACCTGGTTCCCTTTATGTGGAACTTGGCTTAGCATCTGCCCTGGCAAGTATTAAGCCAAAGATACCTCTCAGTTTGTGCCAAATGAGCATAACTTTTTTGAATCCCTGTATTGTGCAAGGAAACTCAACTGAGCTCAAGGTACAGCTCAACAGCGAAGACAAAGTGACCAAGTTTACTATTATGGCATCTGCAGCCACTTATGCGAAGGGAGAGGTTATTCAAGAAAAGGAATGCACTGTTGAAGAAAGTAACATTGCTGTTGGACATATTTTACAAAGGGCCAAAGAAAGGATAAGGGCAGAAGACATCTATGAAAAGCTTTCCTATTTAGGTTTCCAGTATGGTTCAGTTTTCAGACAGCTTGGAGATGTGTTCTATGGGGAGGAATTTAAGGAAGCTATAACATGTGTAAAGGTACCAGACGAGATTATGTTGCAGATGCATGAGTACTACATTCATCCAGTCATTTTAGATTATTATATGCAAATGACTGCTGTTGTAGCAATGAAAATGTCAAACCCTAGAGCAGGATTCCCAGCATCCATAGGGAGTTTGATAGTATGTCGACCAATGCAACAGGAAATGATGATGTATATGAGGACATGTAAAAGTACTGCAGAATTTTTTGAGATCTCTGGGGGGTTTATGGATACAAAGGGCACACTCATTGCAGAACTAAAAAATGTCAAAATTGTATTTCTTAGCCAAAAAAATTCCACAGGATCCAGTGACCTTTTGTACCAAAATAGCTGGGAGGAAATTGTTCACCTTCCCGAAGGTATAAGTCATGCTTCTGCACCAAAATCATTGGTATTTGCAGATAACTATGGAGTTGCTAAAAGCCTTCAAAAGCACTTGCACAATCTGTCCTCGTATATTCTTTACCCGGGACCTGAGACATTGATGGACACAGAAATTACACAGATTCTAAGACAGCACAATGTAAATGATTTGAACAGCTTCGATGAAGTGTTATTCCTGTGGGGGATTCATAACTTAACTGACCAGAACAGCAAAGCAGTGATGGAACATGTCAGCAGCTGCTGTGAGATTTATCGTCAAATTATTCAACTGGTTCGAGGGAAAAAGTCCACAAGGTCTGTCAGAGCAATCACCTACAGGACATCAGAAAAAACAGTAGATCAAATCAATCCAGGTTTTGCCTTATGGGGTATGACCAGATCGTGCGCTATAGAACTTCCAGAGGTTTCTTTTCAGCTGATTGACATCAGCTCTGTCAGTCATGCAGATATTACAGCATTAGCTAACGCATTTAGACTGCCTCGTAATTACCCTGAAGTAATGATTGAGCTCGGAAAGATGCATACTTCCTACATTTCACGAATAGGCACTAAAAGCTCAGACAATATTTACAGCATGGTTCCTTACTCTGATTTTGAAAATGTTATTTTCCAGACAATGGATCCCTACAAAGTTGTGAATTTCCATGCAAAGCCACAAGGCGGCAAAATGAATCAGCTCATAAAACAAACTGTTCACGTTAAAATTGATACAATTTGCATCCATTCGTCAGATTACTTTCCAGTCAGTGTCTCAGATATGAACTTTGGTCAGacgctgtactggaacaaaacTATGACTGAAGGACACAAACTACTCGCTCTAGACTTCAGTGGTACAGTCACAGCAGTCAGCAATGATGTAAAGACCTGCAGAGTAGGAGATCATGTTGTTGCATGTTATCCAGTTGCTGCATTTTCAACAGTCAGTCTTCCCGCATCTGTTTGTTGCAAAAGTAGTAAAATTCCATTGCTGAAGCAGACCCCATGCTTTTCTTACTTTATTCTTGCATGGGAAATATTCCATAACATTTTACCTAGAACTAAATATCACAAAGGCTTGGCAATTGTTTCCATGGCATCAGAATCATGTTTAGGTAAAGTGTTGTCTGTGGCAGCTAGCGAGTTGGGCTGGAAAGTACAAGTTCAAGCTGAACCAAATGACTTTTCACATGCTTCTATTCATTGTGATGCATTGCTTTTCCTGCCACCTTTTAAGACATCCTTAGTTGCAAAGTATGTCAACAGCTCTTCTGCTAGACATGTTGTTGTTCTCTTTGACAATAACCAGGTGCTTGACACATCTCAAAACATTCTTGGATATGAAAAGGACAATGTCCATGTTCATGTTCTGCAGATAGCTAACTTATTTCAAAAGGGATATCTTATGGAATCTGCACATGATGTTTATAAGTGGATGAGATCAATGCATTTAAAGAGGAAACAGCTTGATCTACCAAAAataaattttcagcaaatgatctcTGATGTGAATGAATGCATGGTTGAGTCATACTTCACCTGCAAAGCTGTCTCAATTGCAGACCTGAAGAGAGCAAATGCATCAAATAGTACGAtgtcagagataccagtgtactGCAGTCAAGAACAACTTTTTAGAAGTGATGCTGCATATATAGTGACAGGGGGACTTTCAGGGCTTGGCTTTGAGACAGTAAATTTCATTGCCAAACATGGCGGTGGATATGTTGTTATTCTGTCAAGGAGTACGCCATCTGACGAGAAGCAGCAAGAATTTAGAAATCTATGGCATCAGTTTGGGACTAGTGTAGTTAGCATATCCTGTGACATCACAGTTCTGCCAAACGTTGAGAATGCAATTAAAGTCTTTCTTCAATCCTTCCCAAAGATTGCAATTAAAGGAGTGTTTCACAGTGCTGTTGTATTACATGATACCCCTCTTCAAACTCTAACTAAATCATTGTTCGACAAAGTTCTGAATCCCAAAATTGCAGGAGTTCTAAATCTTCACTGTACAACGCAATCCTTCAAGCTGGATTACTTTGTGTGCTACTCATCAATTGCATCATTTGCTGGAAATTATGGCCAGTCAAACTATTCTGCGGCAAACTCATTTCTTGACTTCTTTGCCCACTATAGGAGAAACCAAGGGCTTGTAGGGCAAACGTTAAACTGGGGTGCGCTAAACCTTGGCTTATTACTCAATAAGCACAGCACCCAAAGATTTCTGGAATCAAAAGGGGTAATGACTTTGGAAACTGCAGAAGTTATTGAATGCCTTGAACACTGTTTAGTAATGAACAATCCACAACAAACTATCTGTAAATTTAATTTCTCAAATTTATTTAGTAATGCTGTCTCTCAAAATCCATTATTCTATGCACGATTCCGTTCACTTGTGCAGGATGAACTCAGTAAAGCACAGCTCAATCAAAAGCAAGCTTTATCCAGTAATTCGACAATGCCACCTGAGCAGTATATCATTGCATTGTTGTCTGAAGTCAGCAATGCTGATCCTGCAGAGTTTACAAAAGAAACATATCTTTCCAGCTTTGGCCTTGATTCCATGCTAAGTATGACGGTACAGAATCGTATTTATCAGGAAAGAAATATCAACTTGCCACTAGTAACATTTCTTGACCCAAAGGCGACAATACAGTCTCTGGTGTTGCTGTTTGAACAGCAAAATGTTTTCCAACCACACATTGGAGAATCAACTCTGCCACTGAAAGAATCTTTGGGTGATGCACTTGATGAATACACCCAGTTCTGA